The proteins below come from a single Manduca sexta isolate Smith_Timp_Sample1 chromosome 3, JHU_Msex_v1.0, whole genome shotgun sequence genomic window:
- the LOC115450073 gene encoding uncharacterized protein LOC115450073, with the protein MDKELNKPSFKEEEPARPAADDFDAFLPWACTQLQVHATLDIVRVVQNEYVSMAYTDRSKAKSKISRHKITPSKADVTSVLNKEDKSANTLAGWVVSEKIVRIITIYDSADNLTQIKFDNNYHVPQVIVKLIGMIIQFQTNLTTFTINRGLTASIIYEMFKFLPNSHITDICLDNTFLQQANYHILLDNQSCLRHLSLSRCKIDDIVVDNIASRLRHPSPASKTLSLLNLSSNKITDLGAKYIGEALRSNRQLCYLNLASNSISDDGATFILNSLTEFPMTYEEVIQTRTRHVTYLKEKNNLITKMMKELKAGDIDRKPLKKKVPRPTSSASGKKGKMDREGSLKSIPDSKSLGNVEAIFYEKATNMAEAAIGEFTDPFCATEINSKEGVAYSFGNNTLSYINLAYNNLSYFTLRKLLSVLLYQKCLNRKPRGIVNVCIEGNCLPHTCRELKQLDEVLEMGLLASRRLSAVSKKRPQSRSGK; encoded by the exons atggataaagaattaaataagcCATCATTTAAAGAGGAGGAACCGGCGCGTCCAGCGGCTGATGACTTCGACGCCTTCCTACCCTGGGCCTGCACGCAGCTGCAGGTCCACGCTACCCTCGATATCGTCAGGGTAGTTCAGA ATGAATACGTAAGCATGGCATACACAGACAGATCGAAAGCGAAGAGCAAAATAAGTCGTCACAAAATAACTCCATCAAAAGCTGATGTGACATCAGTACTGAACAAAGAGGACAAAAGTGCCAATACCCTCGCGGGCTGGGTGGTCTCAGAGAAGATCGTTAGGATAATCACAATATACGACAGTGCAGACAACCTTACGCAAATAAAGTTTGACAACAACTATCATGTACCTCAAGTTATCGTCAAACTGATCGGCATGATTATTCAGTTCCAGACAAATTTAACAACTTTCACCATCAATAGAGGTTTAACTGCTTCCATCATTTACGAAATGTTCAAATTCTTACCCAATTCGCATATCACTGACATTTGTTTGGACAATACGTTTTTACAACAGGCCAATTACCACATCTTGCTTGATAACCAAAGCTGTTTGCGTCATCTATCATTATCGCGATGTAAAATTGATGACATAGTGGTAGATAATATAGCTTCAAGACTGCGTCATCCGTCACCAGCATCAAAAACTTTGAGCCTGTTAAATTTATCTTCGAACAAGATCACGGATTTGGGCGCTAAGTACATAGGAGAAGCGCTTAGGTCTAACAGACAGTTGTGTTACCTTAACTTGGCTAGCAACTCCATATCTGATGATGGAGCTACCTTCATCCTTAATAGCCTGACTGAGTTCCCTATGACATACGAAGAAGTTATCCAAACTAGAACAAGACACGTGACTTATTTGAAGGagaaaaataaccttataacTAAAATGATGAAGGAACTGAAAGCGGGTGATATTGACAGGAAACCCCTGAAGAAAAAGGTGCCCAGACCGACATCGTCGGCTTCAGGGAAGAAAGGAAAAATGGATAGGGAAGGTTCGCTTAAATCCATACCAGACTCGAAAAGTTTAGGTAATGTTGAagctattttttatgaaaaagcAACCAATATGGCGGAGGCAGCGATTGGCGAATTCACAGACCCGTTCTGTGCAACAGAGATAAATTCGAAAGAAGGCGTCGCATACTCCTTTGGGAACAACACACTGAGCTACATAAATTTGGCGTATAATAACCTCAGCTATTTTACTCTGAGAAAGTTATTAAGCGTCCTGTTATACCAGAAATGCCTGAACAGAAAGCCCAGGGGAATTGTAAACGTGTGCATTGAAGGTAATTGTTTGCCACACACTTGCAGGGAATTAAAACAGCTGGACGAAGTGTTGGAAATGGGCCTGCTGGCCAGTAGAAGGCTTTCAGCGGTGTCGAAGAAGAGACCGCAGTCTAGAAGCGGCAAATAG